DNA from Mycobacterium bourgelatii:
CGGCCACGTGGATGGCGACCAGGACGGCGGGCACGCCCGTGTAGAACTGCGCGGTGCCGACGGCCGCCTGCGCGACGATCAAGGCCAGCAAGACGCCCAGCCGCAACATGATTGCGCGCGTAGCGCTGACCGCAAGCAGCCCGAAGCCCAGGCCGACCACTAGTGCGACATAGGACACCAGCAGCGACGAGTGCGCGTGCACCAGGGTGGTGATCTCGATCTTCAGCCGCGGCACGGTCCGGCTGGGGCTCTTGTCGCCGGCATGCGGGCCCGCCGCCGTCACCAAGGTGCCCGTCACCAGCACCAAGGCGAGGTTGACCGCACTGAGCGCCGTCAGGATGCGCAGCGGCCTGGCCACGCGCTGCCGGACCACACCATCGTCGGGCTCGCCGATCTTGACGAACAGCAACACCGACAGCCACACCATCGTCATCGACGCAAGCAGATGGATCGCCACCGTCCACCACAGCAGCCCGGTGCGCACCGTGATGCCACCGATCACCGCCTGCACGACCGTCGAGGCCGGCATCAACCACGCGTAGACCAGCACCTCGGTGCGTCGGCGCGCGCGGGTGACCGCCAGCACTGCCAGCGCCGCGGTGAGCACCACGGCGAAGGTGATCATCCGGTTGCCGAATTCGACCGCCTGGTGAATCCGCGGCACCTCGGCGACCGCGACCGGCGTGAAACTGCCCGGAAAACACTGCGGCCACGTCGGGCAACCCAGCCCGGACGCGGTGACCCGGACGATCGCTCCGGTGACCGCGATACCGCCCTGAGTCAGGATGACGGCGGCGCCGATCAGCCGTTGCACACGCAGGCTGGGGTCGGGCAGCAGATCCACCACCCGCATCAGCGCTCGTCCCACGGCCATTGCCCGATCGTAAGGCAACGAAAACTACAACCTGTAGTAAG
Protein-coding regions in this window:
- a CDS encoding COX15/CtaA family protein, which produces MPYDRAMAVGRALMRVVDLLPDPSLRVQRLIGAAVILTQGGIAVTGAIVRVTASGLGCPTWPQCFPGSFTPVAVAEVPRIHQAVEFGNRMITFAVVLTAALAVLAVTRARRRTEVLVYAWLMPASTVVQAVIGGITVRTGLLWWTVAIHLLASMTMVWLSVLLFVKIGEPDDGVVRQRVARPLRILTALSAVNLALVLVTGTLVTAAGPHAGDKSPSRTVPRLKIEITTLVHAHSSLLVSYVALVVGLGFGLLAVSATRAIMLRLGVLLALIVAQAAVGTAQFYTGVPAVLVAIHVAGAAACTAATAALWASMRERAEPEALQR